Sequence from the Temnothorax longispinosus isolate EJ_2023e chromosome 6, Tlon_JGU_v1, whole genome shotgun sequence genome:
CCGTCTGGACGTAGACGTGCCAGGTTCACCTTTAACTAAACCATATGTTCCGCATGCTAATATGTGTCGATATGGTTCTACAGGACACCACTCGACGGTGTCTGCTGGCAATGTTGTCTCGAATGTGGCCAAAGTACGCACGTTTATCTCGTCTTCCGCCATTTGTTCCTCTCAATTATCTGGAACAAAAGGAATTTCGGCATAATTTAGAGTTACGTCAtccaatatttaataaataattaattcgagTTCTAATATAATGAACTTACGAAATAGCGATCCTGCTTTTGTTACAATCAACAGATGATCATATATGCACGTGAAAGAATTGATAACGGATATATACTGATTGTGAAATAATGTATGGCAAAAAGTTACACAAGGGAAAGAAACAAGAATATATCCACTATGAATTAGGACGGACAGAAAGAAAGATGCGAGTCGCAATGGATGCTCAAACACaactctaatttttttttaataaaaaaatttttatttagttataggtaattatacaatatttaatcgtAGGAACACATTTGTACCATTCTCATTTGGTATTTATCTTACTGTCTCATGTAAGTCATGTCATATTATATagtaagttattaatttaaccaaCGTgacatataattacatatatatggcggattatataaaaattcttttataaaattattaatgtttgtataattagaaatagtgactattttatatctatatttgtactatctgtattataatttgtactataattgtgtatgtatatttatatatatacgtgtgtgtatgcgcgcgTATGTGTTTGCGTGTATTAAGGCTTTAAATATATCACTATTTCCGCAAATTGGATTATTTTAAGTcaataaataagagaaaaatcaaaaaaaagaaaacctaaatttcttatacaagttctctataaaaaaatatcaccacaaagtttaaaatagatagcaaaaacatattattattatagcgTTGCTTTTTGgcagtatataaatatctgttttacAGAAGAGAGAGATCGTTGATTCTTCCATGATATTCatccatacatatatattcgtcTATTAATAAGAAGAATGGTCATTTAATACTTTGGCTAAATTGAgacatttgataaaaatattctcttacAGTTCTGTTAGATTTCATTAGAATCTATTATCGTCATTGTAGTTATTATCCTAGCTATTCGTTATCTTATCAATAACACGTTACAAAGTcacttttaatttgttttcgtCTGACTCTTGTTTCTATCACAATGGGATATCTTCCCAATCAAAATTCCTCGTAATATGCAAGAGGTAACAAAACGATCTTTCCTTTCATTGCTGACTGCTCTACTGCTGAGCTATACAATTTCTTccaaatttatagatttatgtggaaaatatttgaaatatttgctaaaatatatatgaacacAATGTTATTTGGATTTCTTGAATTCTTGGTATTTAGAAACGTTGGATAGCTTAGCTCGGACATGGTCAATTTTGGGCTCTAGAGCTCGGGTTCTCACTTTTCATCTATGGAGAgtagaaagaattttttccGCTGCCTGTTCAACTTCATGCAGTGGAGGAATTCCCTTCTATTCCCTGTCTCCACAGTTGGAAAGATTGAAGTATTGTATCTCCGGTGCTCGATGTTGACCATGCTTAGTTTAGCTAATAGAGATCCCATGTGGTTCCTCCATAATACAATGGTTAAAACTACCTGTCTCGGCAGGTTCAAAGTTTATAAACGTCCTAAGAACTTATTTCCGCACAAAAAACAagagacataaaaatattcaaagctGAACAGTTTAGAAAAGAGCACTGAAGCTCCGTGCTCAGTCTTAGCATCGCACACATCACCAGGAATTTTGAATGGGTCTAAACTCTAAAATACAGAAATCAATTTTCGAGGTAGAATGAAAATACTGTTGACGATACAATCTTCCTACGATCTTTGatgcaataaatatcatcTTGTGTAAGTATATTTGCATCGTGGCACGAGGTGTTTCCTACGCGAACGACGCGACGTTATCGCGGAAGTACGTTACTTGCACGCTTTCCTGGCAATTTTTTCAGCCTCGGCACGGCACTGCTGGACTAGTGAACACGCCCTCGCGAGGTCGCGTTCAACCCTAGGCAACGTCTTGTCAATGTTGTCACCAGTATAACAGATTTTAAGGTCGCGACCAAGCAGCTCTATGATTCGCAGCAGCTTGATGTACTTTGACTGAGCAGGAACGGAAGGTATTGGCGCCATGCGCTGAGTGATCCCCGGCTTCGGCACCGTCAGCAGGGGTTCTGTGATTTTCGCAGTGATCCCTACGTTTTTGCGTTGCTTAGTCATCTCGGAGAACGGACGCGTTTCCCTTTATCTTTACAACCTTGAGAAACAATCGATAATCAGGCCCTGTGGTGGATCGTCGGCGAGCGCAGCGAGAAATTGAAATCGCAGAACGCTAACCTTTATGGACAATGCAAGGAATTCTGTACCGTATTATCGTATTCACGTATCGGCGCATCGGCGCGTAGTAAGAATACCGCTTCGCCGAGGCACGACGTGTGccgtaaatatcaataagtatatgttataaataccTAATTGATctgcttttctctctcccaAATCTCATATTCCTAATGCCCGTCGCAAGTAGCGTCTCTCGAGCGCGGAGCCACGTGGAGCGTGGAGtaggccgcgccgcgccgatcgatcgatcctCCTCATTCACCCCAACCCCCAACCAATAACCACCAACTGCCACTAGTGCCACCACTAACCGCCTTCCCGCGCAAGTGGCGTCtgtcggcgcggcgcgagggTGGCGCGAGAAATAAAGCAAATCAAATAACATCAAATAACAAATTGCGTTCTGATATTTACAGCTAGTACTGAAATTCTATAGTTCACgtcacgtacactatagatttttcttttgcattggcggtgaatattaaaatgcatcAAATGCCAaatcctttattattagcgGTAAATATCGGCAGCCGTAGTACACATGCAGAGTAGTGCTGAAAGATTTTAAAGTTTCAGATTTTGAAAGCTGAAGCTGAAGCTGGACCATTTTCTGCCGCTTTCTCTtattagagagagaaagagaatgatACTACGAccaatatatatctttctttttaatatcgcTCGGATTTCGCGCTCGATCTACTCAAATTTCCGCGATCATAATTACCCGCGTGACGTAacttcaattatttctattttctacaGCTGATCGGCAGTAGGTAGATATTTCATGATTTAAAGCAAGCTCTGAGATTTTTTTGTTACCTGTTAATCATTTGACGCGCAAGATGAACTAGAATGGGACAAGTGggtcaataataatttgatgaCACTTAATGATATTTGataaaacttttaactttCAGTTGTTTGCACAGGAAAAAATCGCATTCGACAAGAAAACCTATGCGTTTCATGAACGCGAATGCTGAAGAAGCACCCTATacggaaggaagaaaaaagaacgagATGTCCGCGttgtatacaaaatttttatttatttaacgatatATTACGGAATATATTTACGGGATTATACTTTCCATTAGGTACATATTCGAAAAGCTTTTACCTGGCgtaatcttctttttttatatcttttcccTCACTCGCTCGAGACGTATACTAAAAGTTTGGAGCGTATGCGAGTCTTAACAAAAACCATAGTATTACCGTCCTCTTTTTCCTGTTCtcctttttataaaatataaactaagACTCTCTAATATTCTCTAAGTAGTAGTGTGTATACAAAGTGGTACCTTCCCTCCCATTTCTATATAGTTCTAAATTGCAACTTAAAAGTAGGAAACGTGTTCTTCCGCTGTTCGAACGACACAGGGACCGAGCAGAAGATGACCGAGGTAAAGGAAACCGCATGTGGAGTGAAAAAGATAGCGGTCAAGGCTTTGTTCCAATAACGAAACGCTCGATCCACGTATGCCCGTATGTGTCAATACCACAGTCCGAATTGAAGCGATTCGTACAAAGCAACATCTCGCGAAATGACAGAAGGCTATAAGTAGGTCTAATCGCTAGCCTAGCTCGCGTCGGCAGATCATTGTTGCGCGTTGTGCTGCGTCTCGTGCAGGCAGTCCCGCACGGCGACCCTGGCCTGCTGAATGCCGTTCTTCAGCCTCTCGGCGGCGCTGCGGCTGCCCGCGTACGACAGACGGATGTCCCTACCGAGCTCCTCGATGATCATCAGCAGCTTGCCGTAGTTGTTCTGGCCGGGCACGCTCTGGTAGTTGATCATGCTGGACGGGCTGGCCTGTGCCACCTGCACGGTCTGCACGTTCTGCAGATTCCTCGGATTTGGCACGGTGATGACGGGTTCGGGGAtgcgcggcggcggtggtagCGGCGGGATATCCGGCATCTTGGGCGGATCGTTCAGCTTTGTGATAGTAATCTCGTTCATCTTGGCCAGCTCGTTCAGCTTCACCATCTCGTTCGTCATTTTGACCGGGTACTCCGGTCTGTCCATCTTGACGATGTCGTTCTGCATGTTCGCCATCTTCATCATCTCGTTCATCTTGGTCTTCTCGTTCATCTTCGCGATCTCCTTCGCCATCTCGTTGATCTGCGCGAACTCGGTCAGCTTCGTGATATCGTTATTGTACTTTGCCATCTCCGTCATCTTCACCATCTCGTTCAGCTTCGCTATCTCGTTCATCCTCTGCGCCTCGTTGATCTTGGCCATCTGCGATATCTTTATCATCTCGTTCATCTTCGCCATCTCGTTGATCTTATCGTTATACTTGGCCATCTCGGAAAACTTGACCATCTCGTTCATCTTGGCGATCTCCTGCATCTTCATGTATTCGGTCGTCTTGGCGTATTCCGCCATCTTCTCCATCTCGTATCTCTTCATGTCCTGCGACATCTTGTTCAACTCAGAATTCATTTTACTAAACTCCGCCAGTTGAGCCATTTGAACTATATGCTCAGGTACTTTTCCCCTCTCCATCATTTGCTTCAATTCCGCGGATATCTTGTTCATATTCATCTCCGACATCTGGGCTATCGTATTGGAATCCGGAACGGGCATCTTGGACAGCTCGGCGATCTTGGAGATCTCCCTCGCGAGATTCTCGTCCAGGCAGCGCTTCTTCTTGGCGCGATGCCTGGCCATCCGCTGAGCCTCCTGCATCCTCCTCATCGCCGCCTGTTCCTCGCTTTCCTTGGCTCTGGCGTTTTTCATTATCTCCGCAGCCGTATACAGTCTAACAGCACGTTCCTCCCCTGTCTCTGACATCTATAATCTCGCATTTCCCCTCACTGTCCGAAGGCAAGATCCTTTCTCGGCGTTGAGCTCAATACACTAACACAACTGGCATGCAATCTGTCCTTCGTGCGTCGCATCATTTTCGGagtcaaattatataaaatctaaaataatctAGAATACAATAAATGGAATAGAATAAATATCCCAATCGGATTCAGCTAATTTCTCCGACACTCTCGTCTCTTCAGCAACCACAATGCTGTCAGTTTACTTTACGCATGCCGCAGCTCGAAAAATAGTCTACCAGGCATCTGAAACAGACGGATAAGTCGTGTTACAAGAACGGCAACGAAAGATAAGGCGATAAAATACGATTGTCCAGATACTCGCGAGGTAATCAACGTTCGTACGGAACCTAACCTCCTAACGAAAGGACACGTCACGCGCGAATCGCGTCACGATAGACACGATAAAACAACTAGACCGAGACAACTCGTGAGACTCGTTTATCACCGAAAGCCGTTAAAACATCCGTCGTCCCGATTTTCGGCAAGTTGCACGGATAATCGAGGAGGCGATCCGATTTCCCTTTAGAAAAACGCAAAAACGAGACGTCGAACGGCGAGTCTTCCTCGACGACGACAAACTTACTACGTTCGGAACTGCCGCGCGCACATCTCGGGAATCTTTTCGTCGCTGTCTCGGTCTGCTGCgtctcctcgtcgtcgtcgcgagcTGCATCGCCCGGTGTGCGTGCCAGTGCGTACGCGCGTGACGCCGCCAGAACCCCCGTTCCGGGGGGAAAAGTTCGAAAAGAAACGGAGCGTCGGCGTCGGAGTGTCGGAGTCGTCGGACATGCGGGCGGGTGGGGGTGGGCGCGCGCATGCGCGCGCCGAGCTAAGAACGTCGTCTTCACGCGCCTTTAGTTTCCCCGCCCCCCGCCGCCCGCGTCGTCGCGACCGATCGACAACAATGGCGGACACGTTTCGGCCGATCCACCGAGACGCGTCGTCGACTCACCCTGGCGAGAAATCGGCCCGAATCGGCCGGCCGCGGCACCGCGACGCCCATCCGCGGCTTCCTCGACGCGCGCCGCGTCCGCCGGTCCGCGTCCCACGTCGATCCGCGCGGCCCTTACCCGGTTTGTCCGGCGAAACAGGCGCGCGCGAAGGCAGTATCGGCCGTCACGTAAGATTTTCACGAGACGGGGTCGGGGGGGCCACTTTAAGGGGCCAAGCTGGTGCGGGGTGAAGCggggtcgtcgtcgtcgtcgccgccgatAGGCTGCGTGTGACGTGGTTGCGTTTATTGACCATAACCCCTTCCTACTGTCGTCCGCAACCTCCGCGACAGACAGGTGTAGGACGACCCGCGAAACTATTGACCGGTCTCTCTGACCGTTGTTCCGCGTCTTAAAGGCCGCCCCGTGCGCGTATATATCGCTCGCCAAGACGCCGACGAAGGGAAATCGAGAGAGGGAGAACGAGACGCTCCTCGGATGGAATTGAAGCGGCTCGCCGTCCACCGCTGGAAACGACACGCATTTTTCTCGACGACGAGACTCTCTCGTATCGGAGGACTCACGTTTTCAAGAAAGAAAGACACGCCGGGCACATCCTCGTCGCACGATGTGATGTTTTGCTGAACTTTGCGTGAATTCGATGCCAAATGATACATGCCTTTAGAAAATTCAAACGTAAGCATTTTTGAGAAAAGTATGCGCGTTTAAATCGTACGATTGACGTGGAGAATTTAAGGATTGTGCAGGACGATTTATAAATCGAGTCGATAAAGAGTCGATACttcaaagaataaatttgttCGAAACGAGAAATTTATACGAATGTAGCTTTTGAGTTGTAGAAAATTAACAGAAATTCAAGAATGTGTTGCAGTCGTGtgttataaacattaaattgaattaaaataatattaatatctccTCTCGGAAgcaagaaacattatttttaatcttctaATAATTTAGGAAGATTGTGGTGTATGTATAATCCTTTTTGCttgtttgatataaatttactcCTTCAAGTATCGATATATGCGTTTTCGAATCATTCCGTATAGTTTCTGAAAGGTCAACACTATAATTGACATAGGGTTCAACGGAAACTAGAtaagattgtaaaaataaataaatgtatttttcattgtaCAACAGAATACTTCGTTTTTTGTTTCAGGATAcgtatgtaaaaatttgtagtATATTAAGTGTAAATATCTCATCAAGGAGAATCGATCTCGACGGATAAAATATCAGCTAAAGCTGTTCGACATGTACATATCATCGTATGAATACTATTTTCTGTTACTGTTAGTCATTCTACCCGTGTATCTTTTCTTTAAGCTTTGGTCATGGCTTGGGTGggaattatttgtaaataattaaaactttctattattaaaatatgagcTAAATGGTACCTCAAGTTGCCttatatgtacacacacatatacaaacATGTATAGAAAGATCTTGACGTACTTCTCTCAATGCAATTATGCATTTCTATtcaagtcgacacaaacgtccttctatcttttttggcaatgattaacaaagacaaaacgacTGGAAAGCTAGCCATAATCtgtcaaattattttcgagCCTCATTAGcgatatatgtgtgtatacatacatgtctatatcatgtaaaaaatacattgttacAATAGACTAGAAATTTTAAACGCGTAAAATTCGAGGAAAGTGGagttgtatataaaaaaaaattaaatcttgttACTAATTAAAAGTTCGTCTAATCCCATTCTCCCACGATGCTTCCATATCCTGAATCTGGCAACATCTTTTCGAGTGATAATACCAATTACCTAAACggaatacatgtataaattaagTATGCAGTTCTCATGATAgattataaactttatatcgGATTCTTACTTCATTGGTATCGTTTACTACTGGTACGTGACGTAATCCCAGTGCTCTAAAGAGCCTGAATGCTCTTGGCAGTGTTGCAGactataagaaaaaaattttatataagtctAAAATGcttctacatataaaaaagattttaacgTAGACTACTAACGTGTTGTATCGTATAGGGAGAAGGATTTATAAAGTGTCTCAGGTCAATCGTGTAAGTTTTCTCTTCGTCGGTGATGTCGACTTGCTCGATGGTCGGATACCTAGGGTACTCGTTTCTGAACATTTTTATGCTTAAAGATTTCTCCCAAAATTCCGCGTACTCATTAAacactttgttttttaaaagtacTATTAATTGGGAACGCAATATTAGACCTCGTAGTCGGCCGTACGAATTTATCTCGGCCTGAAAGAGCAATACAGTTAAAgtaaatgtacaaaataatttgagaCAATCAATGCTCGCGCATGCTTATTACCTCATCGCTACTTGGTGGGTCAACTACTGGAAATCCATTAAATGTAACGCATTTCAGTAGCTCGGCAATGTGCCCGACATTTTCGACAGTCTTCAATGTCACGACAGGATGACTCATTATCTCAGTtgcgtaaatattatttgagagCGGAGGCGACTCCCACGGAAGTAATGGAATCCCTGCCATTTGTATGTGAATTTCGTAAATTCCCTGACAGATaggtattttattattaggaaacgcatatgtattatgtatgatatttataaatgtggCGCATGCAGGATACTTACCTCATTAAAGAAATCGCCAACCCACTTAGCCATTATAAGGACTATTATGACAGGCAAACCAAAGTATATTCCCTGAGTTGCTTCTATTAAGATCGCAGTTAAACTTATCGTCATTCTAACTACTCCTCCTAATTGCGCGGCAGCACCTAACAAAGCATATTTGCCAGGATCTAATACTTCCTGCAATACGAAATTTGTATGTGTGAGCATAGCAATTGATATTTTACTCTGCACGTTGTGCGTTAACTTTAAATTCACGTCTCTTACACAAGTTGGGCACAGCTTCGCGAGACCCGATCCAATTAATCTACCCCATGCGGATCCGATCAATAGAGAGGGAATGAAAAGGCCACTCGACATTGACAGGCCGAAAGTCGCGGCAGCGAGAAAGAAATACAATACGACAAAAATGGCTAGCGTCAGATCATCGTGAGCTCCTgcaaatacataatttatattgcgtttgtttttcgat
This genomic interval carries:
- the LOC139815208 gene encoding uncharacterized protein: MSETGEERAVRLYTAAEIMKNARAKESEEQAAMRRMQEAQRMARHRAKKKRCLDENLAREISKIAELSKMPVPDSNTIAQMSEMNMNKISAELKQMMERGKVPEHIVQMAQLAEFSKMNSELNKMSQDMKRYEMEKMAEYAKTTEYMKMQEIAKMNEMVKFSEMAKYNDKINEMAKMNEMIKISQMAKINEAQRMNEIAKLNEMVKMTEMAKYNNDITKLTEFAQINEMAKEIAKMNEKTKMNEMMKMANMQNDIVKMDRPEYPVKMTNEMVKLNELAKMNEITITKLNDPPKMPDIPPLPPPPRIPEPVITVPNPRNLQNVQTVQVAQASPSSMINYQSVPGQNNYGKLLMIIEELGRDIRLSYAGSRSAAERLKNGIQQARVAVRDCLHETQHNAQQ